The segment gctggtggggggcagtgcctgggctAGCTGCAAGAtcaaggcactgcaaaggggCAAGGAGATGATGAGCACAACAAGCCCATGCcacgctccctgcctccccacgtgacggtgcctgtgcccaggtccctggtggctgtggaggccacctggcactgggcacccttTCCCCTGGCTACCCGGAGGCTGCCTTAGGCTCTCTCTAGTCCACTCAGGCCCCCTTCTGAGGCCTTCGTTgcaccccagacccctctgcagagcctcaagccctcaaaaaaagcccaccGGACGGGGGGCCTGGTCCCCTAGTCTCGACCATTCCACTCGAGTCCCCGCAGCACCCCTCCATAGGGGTCTGGTATGGCCCAGGCCTCCGGTTGCTCCTCTAGCGTGGCCGCTACTacagccaggaggcagccagggaggggggcaactgccgagcagcagcagcagcagcctctttgcTCCCACTCAAAGCTCAAGGcgctccctgcagccactgcagccgtAGGCTTGGGCTTGGAAACAtggtgcagctgtgaaagcagagcagcctggggaagcccaGGAACTCCGTGGCGTGAGCAAAGGCCCCAGCTCGTGGATTTCccctgaagcccagctggcCCTGAGAGGCCACTTTCAAGCTGGCTTGCGCCTGGTACAGAAGCCCACAGGgatgccagcaggagccagcccaagGCATTCTCTGCTTCCAACTGCCACCCCCAAGGCCCTGAGCCCTCCTAtgacctgcctgccttccttccactgttccctcatgcttctctcggagcaggcagagcttcagccctttgcGGTGACCCTTTGTGCCCGACTTGGCAGCCTGCCTCCTTCGGCAGGTGCCGGCTCTGGAAGTCCTTGCCTCGCACAGGAGACTGCAGTGCACTGGCGCATGGTTAGCCATGCCAACGGAAACACTTTATTGCAAGAAGGCAGCCTGCTGAGTTCTGCCGTTGTGAGCAGcgcgggcaggacagagcaggccttTGTCACTGAGGCTGCCTTTCATCAGCAGGGATTGCCCCAGCAGGAAACGGTCGTCGtgcgctgcagcctgccctgcatgCTGCTCACGGTGCTGCTCCAAGCTATTTCGCCCTTAGgtactgcaggagctcctgcagccgagtaaagaagtccagcagcttctggactggAAACGGGCAGGGTGGAAACCGGCTCGATTctgttggccttggccttggccttggccttggcctctgAACGGGGGTGTAGGTGAAGACTGGCTGTGGCCTTGCAGTAGTGGTTACTGCTGGGCGCAGGCCCATCTGCGCCAGGATCCAGTCgtagaagtgctgggtggaggtgtAGACTCCGGGCTTCCTTGCTCtcgcacagcccgtcccccagctGGTCACgccaacaagccagaagtagtcGGCGCTCTTGTCTTGGCACACGAGaggcccaccgctgtccccctgcagcacaggagagaggacGAAGGGGTTGTTGGGTGGCCACCGTCAGCCCGGTGGctggctccttctctctcacggcacctgccagagctgcattcagtggccagccaagctctgtagaagcttgcctggcagggggcgGTGGGCCTGTAAGGCAGGGCTCGCTCTCACCGCTCTTCAcggtggtggtgaaggtgtgTCAGACGGCTGGGATGGtggagctgtgggctgccaaGGGCACCGCGTGGGCCTTCTGGGCAGCGTGCCAAGCCTCTGGGACAAGGCGGGCAGGCCCTGGGCAAGggcctgcccatggggaagggCGGGTAAGGCCCTCAGCGGTGGGGACCCAGCCATGGGAGTGTGAGTGGCCAGCAAAAGGCCGTGATGGCGCACGTTTGGGCGGttgtggcggggctgcctgtgctgccggggcttggcttgtagcacgctcctacctggcaggtgtcGATGCCGCCCTGCGGATAGCCAGCACACATGTTGTGGGTGTGGATGGCCCCCCTGTACCAgccgctgctgttacagaccctGGCATCAATGAGGtggacctgggcctcctgcagcacgtATGCCGatcctccagctgtgaagagcacagaaaggaatgaacaccCAGCCGCTGATTGCCAGTTCTCCTCCCGCGTCTGGCTGAAGCGCTCCCCCGGGGCTCGGCTTTGCATGCCGACAGGCGCTGGACCGctcttgcctttctgccttgctctgggtcaATGGCTCCGGCCCCTCTCTGGAAGAGAGAGGCATATGCCCCCACAGCCTGACACTGGCTTTCGCCTCTGCCGTCAGGAAGCGcatcctccttccccaagctggccaagcttGCACTGGCACCGCCACTGCGTTTGGGCCACTCAcctcttgctttcctggcaccccagccactgacgtagcaggctgtcagctctgagactctcagcgaggcgtcgggcacacaggcaagctgtacgtagctgttgcactggacaggctggtccagctccagcaaggcaatgtcgtTCCTCTGCGTGACGTTCCAGTAGTGCTGGTGAACCAGCAGCCGCCTGACGGCGCGCACCTGAGCCTCAGGGCCCAGCTGAGTCAGCTGGGTGGCACCGAGCACCACGCGCAAGACGGTGATGTccctggaaggcagatggagagagggctcagagggagcgcagccacgtgctgcagcagcccggcacttgccctgccttctgctcGACGAGGGAGAGAGGCAAGCAGCGCTAGGGAGGCTGCGACTGCCCTCGCGTGCCTTGGGCTCAAGCAGCGTTGAGcgggaggctgctgggaagcagtggcacgagcccagccttctcctgagcagcctcTCGGCGGGGCTCCggagtgcccaggcactgggcgtCCTGCAGGGCAAGGGGACGGCAGTAGCACGTGCCGCTGCGCTCAGGGCACCTGCTAGTGTTGTGGGGCTAGCCCCGAGCCCTGGTCCTCCTTACCTGACCTcgatgaagcagtgggctgctgtgaggacccACTGTGGGCTGATGAGGGAGCCCCCACAGATGTGCGCCGTGCCTCCTTCCACGAGAGCCTGGATGCTGAcgatccagggccaggcccccggcagggcatctgtgccacccacgACGCGCGACATGCCGTAGTGCAAAGCCATGGGACGAAGCCCGCAGCTCCCTCTGTAAC is part of the Falco biarmicus isolate bFalBia1 chromosome Z, bFalBia1.pri, whole genome shotgun sequence genome and harbors:
- the LOC130142312 gene encoding acrosin-like; the protein is MSLAAMDFLRLLVVLLAVCCPVHGTWDSCGGSCGLRPMALHYGMSRVVGGTDALPGAWPWIVSIQALVEGGTAHICGGSLISPQWVLTAAHCFIEVRDITVLRVVLGATQLTQLGPEAQVRAVRRLLVHQHYWNVTQRNDIALLELDQPVQCNSYVQLACVPDASLRVSELTACYVSGWGARKARAGGSAYVLQEAQVHLIDARVCNSSGWYRGAIHTHNMCAGYPQGGIDTCQGDSGGPLVCQDKSADYFWLVGVTSWGTGCARARKPGVYTSTQHFYDWILAQMGLRPAVTTTARPQPVFTYTPVQRP